In one window of Armatimonadota bacterium DNA:
- a CDS encoding ABC transporter permease — protein MMWRFERSVAWRHFITGGGQTVLTVAAVAVAVLLIIFISSLINGLQVGLIEDILGGSPLVTVTPPEREPRPLWEAGIDADTPVVAKVDSAYQQRSTIEQWRELMDVIEHTPHVTGVAARATGGGVVARGARTISAAIIGVQPEREIKVINIGRRMAHGEFTRLDREGVLIGVKMADELRVQIGDRIRVTSNEGQTGTFFVRGVFDLGLPDANERWVFMRLRPAQGLLELGTDVTAINLRTDDIYRADAAANEIRKYTRLDVKSWTIENRAFLDGLQGQSRSSNTIVGISVLASLFAVAGVMLVFVVQKSRDIGILKTIGATRRQISRIFLLEGLGFGLAGGALGGTLGTAGALLIQNTPRPGGGTFGGKPATVVPMQWEPSILIAAIVAAIVVGVVASVLPARRAAALDPVEVIRSA, from the coding sequence ATGATGTGGCGCTTCGAGCGCAGCGTGGCCTGGCGGCACTTCATCACGGGCGGCGGCCAGACTGTGCTGACCGTTGCTGCGGTGGCGGTTGCCGTGCTGCTTATCATCTTCATCTCGTCGCTCATCAACGGGCTGCAAGTCGGGTTGATCGAGGATATCCTCGGCGGCTCGCCGCTGGTGACGGTGACCCCGCCGGAGCGCGAACCGCGGCCTTTGTGGGAGGCGGGGATTGACGCCGACACGCCGGTCGTGGCCAAAGTGGATTCGGCGTACCAGCAGCGCTCTACCATCGAGCAGTGGCGGGAGTTGATGGACGTCATCGAGCACACCCCGCACGTCACGGGCGTCGCCGCTCGCGCGACCGGCGGCGGCGTTGTGGCTCGCGGCGCGCGCACCATCAGCGCGGCCATCATCGGCGTCCAGCCGGAGCGCGAGATCAAGGTGATCAACATCGGCAGGCGGATGGCGCACGGTGAATTCACCCGACTCGACCGCGAAGGTGTGCTCATCGGCGTCAAGATGGCGGACGAGCTGCGGGTGCAGATTGGTGATCGCATCCGCGTCACCTCCAACGAAGGGCAGACGGGAACGTTCTTCGTGCGCGGCGTTTTCGATCTCGGGCTGCCGGACGCCAACGAGCGCTGGGTCTTCATGCGGCTGCGCCCGGCGCAGGGGCTGCTGGAACTGGGCACAGATGTCACCGCGATCAACCTGCGCACCGACGACATCTATCGCGCAGACGCCGCCGCCAATGAGATTCGAAAATACACACGGCTCGACGTGAAGAGCTGGACCATCGAAAACCGCGCGTTCCTGGACGGGCTGCAAGGGCAGAGCCGCAGCTCCAACACCATCGTCGGCATCAGCGTTCTGGCGTCGCTCTTCGCCGTCGCGGGCGTCATGCTCGTGTTCGTGGTGCAGAAGTCGCGCGACATCGGCATCCTCAAGACGATAGGTGCAACCCGTCGGCAGATCTCACGCATCTTCCTGCTCGAGGGATTGGGCTTCGGGCTGGCCGGCGGCGCTCTCGGCGGCACACTGGGGACCGCAGGGGCGCTGCTCATCCAGAATACACCTCGGCCGGGAGGCGGGACCTTCGGCGGCAAGCCCGCGACCGTCGTGCCGATGCAGTGGGAACCGAGCATACTCATCGCAGCCATCGTCGCGGCGATCGTCGTCGGCGTGGTCGCCAGCGTGCTCCCCGCCCGGCGCGCCGCGGCGCTGGACCCCGTGGAGGTGATACGCAGTGCCTGA
- a CDS encoding ABC transporter ATP-binding protein: MLVASDVHKIYRNGAETVALRGVNLTIRRRDFVALVGQSGSGKTTLLNLLGALDRPTGGSISLEGRDYNRLSDDELAELRRRRIGFVFQFHYLLNEFTVLENALMPLIVGRGTALREGQDYVRSLLDRVGMTPLLHKPATQLSGGEAQRVAVVRALVNKPSLILADEPTGNLDTDNGREVFQLMRELNRDLGSAFVLVTHDDRLACQADRLVRIQDGGIVQDVPTSELPNFECQAPAGQCPFQVMPESAKS, translated from the coding sequence CTGCTCGTCGCATCCGACGTGCATAAGATCTATCGCAACGGGGCGGAGACGGTCGCCCTGCGCGGCGTCAACCTGACCATCCGCCGCCGGGATTTCGTCGCCCTCGTCGGGCAATCGGGCTCCGGCAAGACCACGCTGCTCAACCTGCTCGGCGCCCTCGACCGCCCCACCGGCGGCAGCATCAGCCTTGAAGGCCGCGACTATAATCGCCTGAGCGACGACGAACTGGCCGAGCTGCGCCGCCGGCGCATCGGCTTCGTGTTTCAGTTCCATTATCTGCTCAACGAATTCACGGTGCTGGAGAATGCGTTGATGCCCCTGATCGTCGGCAGAGGCACGGCGCTGCGCGAGGGCCAGGACTACGTGCGGTCCCTGCTCGACCGGGTCGGGATGACGCCGTTGCTGCACAAGCCCGCCACCCAGCTCTCGGGCGGCGAGGCACAGCGCGTGGCCGTAGTGCGGGCGCTCGTCAACAAGCCGTCGCTGATCCTGGCGGACGAGCCCACCGGCAACCTGGACACGGATAACGGTCGCGAGGTTTTTCAGCTCATGCGCGAGCTGAACCGCGACCTGGGCAGCGCCTTCGTTCTCGTCACGCACGACGACCGGCTGGCGTGTCAGGCGGACCGGTTGGTGCGCATTCAGGACGGCGGCATCGTGCAGGACGTGCCGACGAGCGAGCTGCCGAATTTCGAATGCCAGGCGCCCGCCGGGCAGTGCCCGTTCCAGGTCATGCCGGAGTCGGCGAAGTCGTGA
- a CDS encoding metallophosphoesterase, whose product MHLHFSRRLVFVSLLLAALTSLGASARNLDGTLAMIVRPISTLPTIVQAGDAFEVTIVAGQPVEEMRVALYRGPDDTIVFTHSRQEPPLQPQDGSITVEAVVPQDMAPGLYDMLVTTRPDRRRDTAERAVKVVAQWPQSYVFAHVTDVHIGREDPPLRDQVFKRTIAEINPMGVDFVLISGDDTDRATPEQYRDLLQPLDGCEVPTFLSPGNHDRAEGEQPGAAGNIYERYCGPGNYAFDFGSHRYLCLDTSWGWEYLNLPANRTWLEQQLERPKPSMGVAFSHRFSDKEFPYFQEQLPANNYRLCVYGHTHDDGMQWIGPKRLMLLNTSEELMGTYNIVTISGDQVFAIDHVQRKCAD is encoded by the coding sequence ATGCACCTGCATTTCTCCCGTCGTCTCGTCTTTGTCTCGCTGCTGTTGGCCGCGCTGACGTCGCTCGGCGCGTCCGCCCGCAACCTGGACGGCACGCTCGCCATGATCGTCAGGCCGATCTCGACGCTCCCGACCATCGTGCAGGCCGGCGATGCGTTCGAGGTGACCATCGTCGCCGGACAGCCGGTCGAGGAAATGCGGGTGGCGCTCTACCGGGGCCCCGACGATACCATCGTCTTCACGCATTCCCGGCAGGAGCCGCCGCTCCAGCCGCAGGACGGCTCGATTACCGTTGAGGCAGTCGTGCCGCAAGACATGGCGCCCGGGCTCTACGACATGCTCGTTACCACCAGGCCCGATCGCCGGCGCGATACGGCCGAGCGCGCGGTGAAGGTCGTGGCGCAATGGCCGCAGTCCTACGTCTTCGCCCACGTCACCGACGTGCACATCGGCCGCGAGGATCCCCCACTGCGCGACCAGGTCTTCAAGCGAACCATCGCCGAGATCAATCCGATGGGAGTGGACTTCGTGCTCATCAGCGGAGACGATACCGATCGCGCGACGCCGGAGCAGTACCGTGACTTGCTGCAGCCGCTCGACGGCTGTGAAGTGCCGACGTTTCTGTCGCCGGGCAACCACGACCGCGCTGAAGGAGAGCAACCGGGCGCCGCCGGCAACATCTACGAGCGTTACTGCGGGCCGGGCAATTACGCGTTCGATTTCGGCTCCCATCGCTACCTCTGCCTCGATACGAGTTGGGGGTGGGAATACCTCAACCTCCCTGCCAATCGCACGTGGCTGGAGCAGCAGCTCGAGCGGCCGAAGCCTTCGATGGGTGTCGCGTTCTCCCACCGCTTCAGTGACAAGGAGTTCCCGTACTTCCAGGAGCAATTGCCCGCCAACAACTACCGGCTGTGTGTGTACGGCCACACCCACGACGACGGCATGCAATGGATCGGCCCCAAGCGGCTGATGCTGCTCAACACGAGCGAGGAACTGATGGGGACGTACAATATCGTCACCATCTCCGGCGATCAAGTCTTTGCGATTGACCACGTCCAGCGCAAGTGCGCGGACTGA
- a CDS encoding cellulase family glycosylhydrolase produces MARNAMWPSAVGQVLASVLMLVALNGFAMGQSAPGDSYARTEGRWIVDGQGRVLILHGVNVANSCKAPPFLPWQSKDEIAWLRKAGFDSVRYLTVWEAVEPQPGQYDDSYLDQVAERLEWCREAGLKVVLDMHQDLYSRKYGGDGAPEWACVDDGLEYSHPGGGWFMAYMSPAVMRAFDNFYANKPGPGGVGIQDRFIAMWQHVAKRFRDDTNVIGYNVINEPSYGSAFGTIIGAMAMGAMQQLGPEAGAALAGQGGDPASSGDAIAGIVKALLERDALFPALDAASAPAQEFERAVLQPFYNRVVAAIREADPHHVIFLDPPPGDMSGALLRSGLEAPQDAAGRPFPNLVFSLHFYDFSTNFDFPYTGTSAYLKEFLARAQQRGDSMGMPTWFGEWGTWSPQVERPDGGLLVRHHMDAFDELLCGWAYWQYGKEFQDLAVMPLITRPYAEAIAGVPSRMHSTDERFELDFAPLENGGETVIWVPPSTEAEVEVAFAGKGTAQTSRDDSGAVRVTCSPGADACTVTISLSGKGWSSAR; encoded by the coding sequence ATGGCGAGGAACGCCATGTGGCCGAGCGCAGTGGGTCAGGTTCTCGCGTCCGTGCTGATGCTGGTGGCGCTGAACGGCTTCGCGATGGGCCAGAGCGCACCCGGTGACAGCTACGCGCGCACGGAAGGCCGTTGGATTGTGGATGGCCAGGGGCGAGTGCTCATACTCCACGGCGTCAACGTCGCCAATTCCTGCAAGGCGCCGCCGTTCCTGCCGTGGCAGAGCAAGGACGAGATCGCGTGGCTGAGGAAGGCCGGATTCGATAGTGTGCGCTATCTCACCGTTTGGGAGGCGGTAGAGCCGCAGCCCGGGCAGTACGACGACTCGTATCTCGATCAGGTCGCGGAGCGCCTGGAGTGGTGCCGCGAGGCCGGGCTCAAGGTCGTCCTCGACATGCACCAGGATCTGTACTCGCGCAAGTACGGGGGCGACGGCGCGCCGGAGTGGGCGTGTGTGGACGACGGGCTCGAGTACAGCCACCCCGGCGGCGGCTGGTTCATGGCGTACATGTCCCCGGCGGTGATGCGGGCGTTCGACAACTTCTACGCCAACAAGCCGGGGCCGGGCGGGGTCGGCATCCAGGACCGCTTCATCGCGATGTGGCAGCACGTGGCGAAGCGATTCCGCGACGACACGAACGTCATCGGTTACAACGTCATCAATGAGCCGTCGTATGGAAGTGCCTTCGGCACCATCATCGGCGCGATGGCAATGGGGGCAATGCAGCAGCTCGGGCCCGAGGCCGGGGCGGCTCTTGCCGGCCAGGGTGGAGACCCGGCGAGCAGCGGCGACGCGATCGCCGGGATCGTGAAGGCGTTACTTGAGAGGGATGCGCTGTTCCCGGCTCTGGACGCGGCGAGCGCCCCGGCGCAGGAGTTCGAGCGGGCGGTCTTGCAGCCGTTCTACAACCGCGTCGTCGCCGCGATCCGCGAGGCGGATCCGCACCACGTCATTTTTCTCGACCCGCCGCCGGGTGATATGTCCGGAGCCCTGCTGCGCTCCGGCCTGGAGGCGCCGCAGGACGCCGCCGGCCGACCGTTCCCGAATCTCGTCTTCTCTCTTCACTTCTATGACTTCTCCACCAATTTCGACTTCCCGTACACCGGCACGTCGGCGTATCTCAAGGAGTTCCTCGCTCGCGCCCAGCAGCGCGGCGACAGCATGGGCATGCCCACATGGTTCGGCGAGTGGGGAACGTGGAGTCCTCAAGTGGAGCGGCCGGACGGCGGACTGCTCGTCCGGCACCACATGGATGCGTTCGACGAACTCCTGTGCGGTTGGGCGTACTGGCAGTACGGCAAGGAGTTCCAGGACCTCGCCGTGATGCCGCTGATCACGCGGCCGTATGCGGAGGCGATCGCCGGCGTGCCGAGCCGGATGCACAGTACGGACGAGCGGTTCGAACTCGATTTCGCGCCTCTGGAAAACGGCGGCGAGACGGTCATCTGGGTGCCGCCGAGCACCGAAGCCGAAGTTGAGGTTGCGTTTGCGGGTAAAGGCACGGCTCAGACCAGCCGCGACGACAGCGGCGCCGTGCGCGTGACGTGCTCCCCTGGCGCCGACGCGTGCACAGTGACCATTTCGTTATCGGGCAAGGGGTGGTCGTCGGCGCGCTGA
- a CDS encoding efflux RND transporter periplasmic adaptor subunit translates to MSETQAGRRRIPWRWVVLLLIVSVLTAWLVRGRVAPHEVAIIRAAEQPVVETLATTGRVRGVREASLGFDIGGVVAAVMVEEGDRVDAGATLMMLRTGELDAALEQARTQLAAAEADLRQAAAAPLPSERRRLEAQLEQAERVGEARVYQAQERVRQLEAGYRREEIQEAEAELSRAMAAADLARADFARAERLHSHGAISAADLDRARAALRTAEQATAAARSRLDLLRAGTREEEVIQGRAALRAAQAEAEGNREAARQALATLLATPRPEVIAAARARVVQARAALDRAEQQKRKAALVAPFAGVATDVPVEDGDAVSPGQTAIRLVELQDPEIEVETDEQNLALLRLGQEAVVTSEAYPGRSFKAALKDLGARSNPERGTLLIRLRPVESPDWLRSDLTVDVNVLLGESPRLLLPASAVNITGRRATVMIAKDGRAVARNVELGESGPQGLVVLGGISDGEAVIADASVRPGARVRARTE, encoded by the coding sequence ATGAGCGAAACACAGGCCGGTAGGCGCCGCATCCCCTGGCGCTGGGTTGTCCTGCTGCTGATCGTGAGTGTGCTTACGGCTTGGCTGGTACGCGGTCGGGTTGCTCCTCACGAGGTGGCAATCATCCGTGCGGCTGAGCAGCCGGTGGTGGAGACACTGGCGACCACGGGTCGAGTTCGCGGGGTGCGCGAGGCGAGTCTGGGCTTCGACATCGGCGGCGTGGTCGCGGCGGTGATGGTTGAGGAAGGCGACCGCGTCGACGCCGGCGCGACCCTGATGATGCTGCGCACCGGCGAGCTGGATGCCGCGTTAGAGCAGGCGCGCACACAGCTCGCCGCCGCCGAGGCGGACCTGCGGCAAGCGGCTGCTGCGCCGCTGCCATCGGAGCGCCGGCGGCTGGAGGCGCAGTTGGAGCAAGCCGAACGCGTCGGCGAGGCAAGGGTGTACCAGGCGCAGGAGAGGGTGAGGCAACTCGAGGCGGGTTACCGGCGCGAGGAAATCCAGGAGGCGGAGGCGGAGCTGAGCCGCGCGATGGCCGCCGCCGACCTCGCCCGCGCCGACTTCGCGAGAGCCGAACGGTTGCACAGCCATGGGGCCATCTCAGCCGCAGACCTCGATCGGGCGCGCGCGGCGCTGCGCACGGCGGAGCAAGCGACGGCCGCCGCCCGGTCTCGCCTCGACCTCCTGCGCGCGGGCACGAGAGAGGAAGAGGTCATTCAAGGACGCGCTGCGCTCCGGGCCGCACAGGCCGAAGCCGAGGGCAACCGCGAGGCGGCGAGGCAGGCGCTCGCGACCTTGCTCGCCACGCCCCGTCCCGAGGTGATCGCCGCCGCGCGCGCTCGCGTCGTGCAAGCGCGGGCTGCGCTCGATAGAGCCGAGCAGCAGAAGCGAAAAGCGGCCCTCGTCGCTCCCTTTGCCGGCGTCGCCACCGATGTCCCCGTCGAGGACGGCGACGCGGTGTCGCCGGGCCAGACCGCCATACGCCTGGTCGAACTGCAGGATCCGGAGATCGAAGTTGAGACCGACGAGCAAAACCTGGCGCTCCTGCGGCTGGGGCAGGAGGCGGTCGTCACGTCGGAGGCATATCCCGGGCGCAGCTTCAAGGCCGCACTCAAGGACCTCGGCGCACGCTCCAATCCCGAGCGCGGGACGCTGCTCATTAGACTGCGTCCCGTGGAATCCCCGGACTGGCTGCGCAGCGATCTGACGGTGGACGTGAACGTGTTGCTGGGGGAGAGCCCCCGGCTCCTGCTGCCGGCGTCGGCGGTCAACATCACCGGCAGGAGAGCGACGGTGATGATCGCGAAAGACGGGCGCGCGGTGGCGCGCAACGTGGAACTGGGCGAGAGTGGGCCGCAGGGCCTCGTCGTGCTCGGCGGCATCTCCGATGGCGAAGCGGTGATCGCGGACGCGAGCGTCCGCCCCGGGGCGCGGGTGAGAGCGAGGACGGAATGA
- a CDS encoding exo-alpha-sialidase, which produces MFEWDWVHEPTERLPRCHCAVIVELPNRELLSAWYAGEDEARPDAAVVIARKAPGGAWSRPPLIVADTPGKPEGNAILWVNRRGRLQLLYGTMHGKLDGPPGPGVRWDTVDQKMKLSDDLGHTWSEDIMLRAEWGCVFRTKPLDLANGDTIIGVEHSSEHSLFLISEDDGDTWWYTGELPGVPNQHPTMIQRSDGSILALLRPCGQHRIARSVSHDNGRTWEPAVNTDMPNPGAAVDMVKLADGRVVLAFNPLERGRSALSLAVSEDDGETFPVVRDLEREDEGEFSYPAIIQDRGGLVHVTYTHMRTRIKHVCLAPDWVYGQDG; this is translated from the coding sequence ATGTTCGAATGGGATTGGGTGCATGAGCCGACGGAGCGGCTTCCGCGGTGTCATTGTGCGGTCATCGTCGAACTGCCGAACCGCGAGTTGCTTTCCGCGTGGTACGCCGGCGAAGACGAGGCGCGGCCCGACGCCGCCGTGGTGATCGCCCGCAAGGCGCCCGGGGGCGCATGGAGTCGCCCTCCGCTGATCGTGGCGGACACCCCCGGCAAGCCCGAGGGCAATGCGATATTATGGGTCAATCGCAGAGGCCGGCTTCAGTTGCTCTACGGAACCATGCACGGCAAGCTCGACGGCCCGCCGGGTCCGGGCGTGCGCTGGGATACGGTGGATCAGAAGATGAAGCTCAGCGATGACCTCGGACATACGTGGAGTGAGGACATCATGCTGCGCGCGGAATGGGGGTGTGTTTTTCGCACCAAGCCCCTCGACCTCGCGAACGGCGACACGATTATCGGCGTCGAGCATTCGAGCGAACACAGTCTGTTCCTCATCTCGGAGGACGACGGGGACACGTGGTGGTACACCGGCGAGTTGCCCGGTGTGCCCAACCAACACCCGACCATGATCCAGCGGTCCGACGGCTCGATTCTCGCGCTGCTGCGTCCCTGCGGACAGCATCGCATCGCGCGCAGCGTCTCTCATGACAACGGCAGAACGTGGGAGCCCGCCGTCAACACCGACATGCCCAACCCCGGCGCCGCGGTAGACATGGTCAAGCTCGCCGACGGCAGGGTCGTCCTCGCGTTCAATCCGCTGGAACGCGGGCGCAGCGCGCTCTCGCTCGCGGTGTCGGAAGACGACGGGGAGACGTTCCCCGTCGTGCGCGACCTGGAGCGCGAGGACGAGGGCGAGTTCTCGTACCCCGCCATCATCCAGGATCGCGGCGGCCTGGTTCACGTCACCTACACGCACATGCGGACGCGCATCAAACACGTCTGCTTGGCGCCGGATTGGGTGTATGGGCAAGACGGTTGA
- a CDS encoding MFS transporter: MTTRARWIATVWIGVVGISPQIVMSLYALAQPAFQSTFRLSYERMGLLGPASVFGYGIAALIAGILLDSVAVAALARVVLLIAAGACIAGGLAPYWVLLAVTMVVFGQASGALNVVPMVYFSDLHPEDRTRAMARWQLWVSLASVLIPLVIGALLASAAARYGEPRGWRVLLLASAPLFLLLLAVVPARSLGRRTGVEPVRWESVAALARSPFFLVVLILGVLHTSADNSAYFWLILMAKERFNAGPEMTRYLVAAHGTAYVIGRLLRGTLRWPLGPLPNIALGSLIGAGILLLAVRAPAFPAVVVLYGMAGLCTSLNWPSTLGYAGERFPTQTGTVLGAVNAVSGPGTLAVSIIMGYVSERAGVATGMLIPPAMFFALSLFAVAAHLRSKRAGSFGT, encoded by the coding sequence ATGACAACGCGAGCGCGATGGATCGCCACCGTCTGGATCGGGGTAGTGGGCATCTCGCCCCAGATCGTCATGAGCCTCTACGCGCTCGCGCAGCCGGCATTCCAGAGCACGTTCCGCCTGAGCTACGAGCGCATGGGGCTGCTCGGGCCGGCGAGCGTTTTCGGCTACGGCATTGCGGCGCTCATCGCGGGCATATTGCTCGATAGCGTTGCAGTCGCGGCGCTGGCTCGCGTCGTCCTGTTGATCGCGGCGGGGGCGTGCATCGCCGGTGGCCTGGCGCCGTACTGGGTGCTCCTCGCCGTGACCATGGTCGTCTTCGGCCAAGCGTCGGGGGCGCTCAACGTCGTGCCGATGGTGTACTTCTCGGACCTCCACCCCGAGGATCGCACGCGCGCGATGGCGCGCTGGCAGTTGTGGGTCTCGCTGGCGAGCGTGCTCATACCGCTGGTGATCGGCGCGCTGCTGGCTTCGGCAGCCGCCCGCTACGGCGAGCCGCGCGGGTGGCGCGTGCTGCTGCTGGCGAGCGCGCCGCTGTTCCTGCTGCTGCTCGCAGTGGTGCCGGCGCGGTCGCTGGGCCGGCGAACCGGCGTCGAACCGGTGCGCTGGGAAAGCGTCGCCGCGCTGGCGCGCAGCCCTTTCTTCCTCGTCGTGCTCATTCTGGGCGTGCTGCACACCTCCGCCGATAACAGCGCCTACTTCTGGCTCATCCTCATGGCGAAAGAGCGCTTCAATGCAGGCCCGGAGATGACCAGGTATCTGGTTGCGGCGCACGGCACCGCCTACGTCATAGGACGGCTCCTGCGCGGCACTCTGCGTTGGCCCCTGGGGCCGCTGCCGAACATCGCGCTGGGGTCGCTGATCGGCGCGGGGATTCTGCTGCTCGCGGTGCGTGCGCCGGCGTTCCCCGCGGTCGTCGTCCTGTACGGCATGGCGGGGCTGTGCACGTCGCTCAACTGGCCTTCGACCCTGGGCTACGCCGGCGAGCGCTTCCCCACCCAGACGGGCACGGTGCTGGGTGCGGTAAACGCGGTATCCGGGCCGGGCACACTGGCGGTGAGCATCATCATGGGGTATGTCAGTGAGCGCGCAGGCGTCGCCACCGGCATGCTCATCCCGCCCGCGATGTTCTTCGCGTTGAGCCTGTTCGCCGTCGCCGCCCACCTGCGCTCAAAGCGCGCGGGATCGTTTGGCACCTGA